A DNA window from Ictalurus punctatus breed USDA103 chromosome 11, Coco_2.0, whole genome shotgun sequence contains the following coding sequences:
- the LOC108272031 gene encoding inhibin beta B chain, with amino-acid sequence MCSASAPISFLYPAVWACLCGDGWRGVVLTSLVLLSALVPQGLGAVTGCTTCGARHMDKGSEERFLIELAKQQILSKLHLRERPNITQTLPRAALATALRKLHAGRVRADGTVELENNLASAQHTDQAYEIVSFANIDDVDSSSILSFQFLQEQGRSIQVLQSSLWVFVHPTNSPLPAGRVSAQVYLSETNSGNRTLLIQRSIEVVRGGWQTFPITRTMQAFLDGRQQRLQLEVHCEVGDQNLCSQSGADPSQRSYLVAQVQLRDDDPKHTVSKRSLSCGDDVSVCCKKDFYIKFQDIQWQDWIIAPEGYHMNYCMGQCPQHLAGSPGIASSFHATVFSQLKANGIHTAVSSCCVPIQRRPLSMVYFNSQHSIVKTDVPDMIVESCGCT; translated from the exons atgtgtTCAGCTTCGGCACCAATCTCTTTTTTATACCCAGCCGTGTGGGCATGCCTGTGTGGTGATGGGTGGCGCGGTGTTGTTCTCACTTCGCTCGTGCTGCTGAGCGCGCTCGTGCCCCAAGGCCTTGGAGCGGTGACTGGCTGCACGACATGCGGCGCTCGACACATGGACAAGGGCTCGGAGGAGCGGTTCCTCATCGAACTGGccaaacagcagattctgaGCAAACTTCACCTGCGGGAGAGACCCAACATCACGCAGACGCTGCCGCGCGCCGCGCTCGCCACTGCTCTGCGCAAACTGCACGCGGGACGCGTCCGAGCGGACGGCACAGTGGAGCTGGAGAACAACCTGGCGAGCGCACAGCACACAGACCAGGCGTACGAGATCGTCAGTTTTGCAAATATAG ATGATGTGGATTCCAGCTCCATCTTGTCATTCCAGTTTCTGCAGGAGCAAGGTCGAAGCATACAGGTGCTGCAGTCCTCCCTATGGGTGTTTGTGCACCCGACCAACAGTCCCCTCCCGGCTGGCCGTGTCTCTGCCCAGGTGTACTTGTCAGAAACAAACAGTGGCAACCGCACCCTCCTGATCCAACGCAGCATTGAGGTAGTAAGGGGTGGGTGGCAGACCTTTCCGATCACCCGCACCATGCAGGCCTTTTTGGATGGTAGGCAGCAGCGCCTGCAGCTGGAAGTGCACTGTGAAGTGGGAGACCAAAACCTGTGCAGCCAGAGTGGTGCTGATCCATCCCAGAGGTCCTACTTGGTGGCACAGGTTCAGCTCCGTGATGACGACCCCAAGCATACAGTTAGCAAGCGCTCTCTGAGCTGCGGTGATGACGTCAGCGTCTGCTGCAAGAAGGACTTCTATATCAAGTTCCAGGATATCCAGTGGCAGGACTGGATCATCGCACCAGAGGGCTACCACATGAACTATTGTATGGGCCAGTGCCCGCAGCACCTGGCTGGCTCACCAGGCATCGCTTCCTCCTTCCATGCCACAGTGTTCAGCCAGCTGAAGGCCAATGGCATTCACACGGCTGTTTCATCCTGCTGCGTTCCCATCCAGAGACGTCCACTCTCCATGGTCTATTTTAACTCGCAGCACAGCATTGTGAAGACTGATGTGCCTGATATGATCGTGGAGTCCTGTGGGTGCACGTAA